The window TCGCGGTCCTCGCGGTGCTCGGTCTCGCTGCGGGCTGCTCGTCCGCTCACGGTCGCGCCGACACGGCGTCCGACACCGGCGACGACACCACGAAGGCCGGCTACACGGCCGGCTCCCCCTTCTGGGTCGACCCCGAGAGCTCCGCGGCCCAGCAGGCGCGGCTCTGGGAGCAGCAGGACCGGGACTACGACGCCGAGCTGATCCGACTGATCGCCGACCGGCCGGCCGCGCTGTGGCCGCCCGGCGAGACCGACCCGGCACCGACGGTGCGGGCGGCCGCCTCGGCCGCGAGCGAGGAGGGGAAGACGGCGGTCTTCGTCGCGTACAACATCCCGCACCGGGACTGCGGCCAGCACTCGGCGGGCGGGGCGCAGGACGCGGACGCCTACCGGCAGTGGATCGGGCAGTTCGCCGACGCCCTCGGCGAGGCGGAGGCCCTGGTCGTCCTGGAGCCCGACGCGGTCGCGCACATCGTGGACGGCTGCACGCCCGGCGAGTACCACGCCGAGCGCGAGCAGCTGCTCAGCGAGGCGATCACGCGGCTGAAGCAGCAGCCGAACACCAAGGTGTATCTGGACGCGGGCAACGCGGACTGGATCCGGGAGCCGGACAAGCTGGTGGAGCCGCTGCGGCGGGCCGGGATCGAACAGGCGGACGGCTTCGCGCTCAACGTCTCCAACTTCCAGACCGACGACGAGACCACGGAGTACGGCCTCCGGCTCGCCGAGGCCCTCGACGGCAAGCACTTCGTCATCGACACCAGCCGCAACGGCAACGGCCCCCTGCCCGGCGTCTGGTGCAACCCGCCGGGCCGGGCGCTCGGCACCCCGCCCACGACCCAGACCGGCGAACGGACCCTGGACGCCTACCTGTGGATCAAGCGGCCCGGCGAGTCGGACGGAGACTGCGAGGGCGGCCCGGACGCCGGTCGCTGGTGGCCGGAGTACGCGTTGGAGCTGGCGCGCAACGCGGAGGACTGGGCACGACGGGAACGCTGAGGATGGAGCGCCGCGGAGGGTCGAGCAGCGTCGGGGACTGATTCCGGCTCCTCCCTCCGCTCCCTTCCCCCCCTCGCTCACTCAGTCACTCCACGTGGATCCACTTGGCCCGCGAGGGCGTGCCCGCGCCGTCCGTCACGAAGAGCATGTACCAGCCGGGCGGGACCAGGGCCGGGTCGCGGGGTACCTCGAACGTCAGCGCGTCGCCCTTCCTGGTGATGTCCAGCTCGATGGAGCGCTGCTCGACGTCGGTCGTGTGCGTGACCGCGCTGGGCCGCATCAGCCGCGCTTCGGCCACGCGTTCCGGGTGGGCCGTACGGAACGTGATGCTGTGCTTCTTGTTCAGCTTCTGGGAACCGCCCTTCAGCACGGGGCGGTTTTGGAGGTTCTTGTGCAGCGCGGGCGGGGTGAAGACCTCCATGCGCTGCTCGAAGTGGCCCAGCTTGGTGTTCTGCTGGTTGTCGAAGAGCGGGTCGGAGCCGAAGGTGGCGATCCTGCCGTCGGGCAGCAGCAGCGCCTCGGAGTGGTAGTTGCGGCCCACCCTCGGCGCGGCGGCCTCCCGGAAGGCGTTGCTCTTCGGGTCGTAGAACTGCGCCTTGAGGATGTTGCTGGCGCTGCGGCCGCGGTAGTCCCTGGAGCCGTTGGACGTGAACACCGTGTCGTCCGGCATGATCACGCTGTTCAGGTAGCGCGTGCCCTGCGGCAGGTCGGGGCCGTCCTCGAAGGCCGGGTTGTCCTTGTTCAGGTCCACGACGGCCGTGCGCGGGGTCGCCTTGCGTGACTCGCCGACGCCGCCTCCGCCCAGGATCATCACCTTCTGGTCCTGCGCCGGGGGCAGCAGCAGGGAGGCCGAGGTCTCGGTCTGGTCGAGGTCCGTCAGTCCCGGCACCTTGCGGAACGTGTTCTTCTCCACGTCCCACAGCCCCGGCTCACGGCCGCGGTCGGCGGGCCCGTAACCGGCGTTGGAGGCCGGGTAGAACAGCTTGCCGCCCTTGGTGAGGAACAGGGCGGGGTACGTCGGGAAGTACCGCTTGGGTCCCGGTGTCCACTTCTTGGTCTCGGGGTCGTAGATCTCGTTGTCGCCCGGGTCGATCATGCCGACGTCGTCCAGGCCGGACACCGCCAGGACCCTGCCGTCGTCGAGGCCGACGAGCGTCGGGTACCAGCGGGCCTTGTCCATCGGCTCGACGGGGATGTACTTCTCCGCCTTCGGGTCGAACTCGTAGGCGCCGCGGATGCCCTGGAAGTCCTGCTTGTCGAGGGTGATCTTCTCCGACAGGCCGTACACGTTGTCACCGGCCTTGCCCGTCAGGCCGACGACGGCGTACTGCGCCTGCTTCCGGGTCGCCGACAGGGAGCCCTTGTCCACGGCGTCCACCCAGACACGGGCCTCGCTGGCGGTGACCTTGGTCTTCCAGGGCTGCATCACACCCCGGCTGTTGTACGTGATCTTCTGGGTGCGCTTGGCCTTCGGGACGGTGACGTCGAACTTGGTGACGTACTCGAAGCCGGACGGTGAGCGGAAGCGGGTGCCCTTCTTCAGGAACACCGCCTTGTCGGGGCTCTCGTTCTTCACACGCATGCCGCCGCCGGCCCGGGTCACCTCGGCGCCGAGGCGTTCGTAGCGGGCGGTGCCGCCGGCCACCAGCAGGCGGCCGTCGGGGAGCTGGGCGTGACCGGCGCAGAAGAAGTCCTCCGGGGTGGGGATCTTCTTGTACGTGTTCTTGTCCGGGTCCCACAGGATGGTGTCGAACTCGCCCGCGTCGAACTTGCGCTGCTCGTTGCCCGACCCGGCGACGATCAGCACCTTGCCGGTGTGCAGCAGGGCCGCGTGGATGGCGTTGGTGCGGAACTCCTCCGGGATGTCGAGCTGGGTCCAGGAGCCGTACTTCGCCATGTAGTCCGGCTGGGCGATCTTGTACTCGTGGTACTGCGTGGAGACGAAGTCCAGCGCGGCCGGGGCGTTGAGGCCCGCCAGGACCGCGATGCCGCCGATGCCCAGGACGGTTTTCTTGGTCTTCTGCGAGAGCTGGTAGGCCATGGCCTAGCTGCCTCCTGTCGGGGTGCCGGAGACCGGGGCCGCGGGGGACACGGTGGCGAGGGCCGGGGTGGGCGTGGGTGCGGGCGTGGGCGTGGGCGTGGTGGCGAGGGCGGGCTCGTCGGCTTCGGGTGCGCGGGGGTGCGGGTGCGGGGGTGCCTCGGCGTGGGCGAGCCGGCGGTGCCGCTCCCGGTGGTCCTTCCAGGCCGTGGCGGCCCAGACCCCGGCCGGTGCCAGGGAGATGGCCATGCCGAGCAGGGCCCAGGTGCGCATCGCGGCGTGCGTGTGGTCCAGGGCCACCGAGGCGGCCAGGGACGTGGCCAGCAGGGCCGCCCAGAAGAGGTGGATACGGAAGGTGGCCAGCTGGTCGGGGCTGGCGTCGTCACCCTTGGGCGTGACGACGAACCGGCTGGGGCGGCGCATGACCGCCTCGCTGAGGGACTTGAGGTAGATCGGCGCGGACAGGGCCGACATCCCCATGCCGGCCAGGCCGCCCGAGCCCTCCGGTTCGTGCGGTGAGACGTTGTGCCGGCGGTTCCACAGGTACAGCCCGATCTGGCAGGCGGCGGCGTCGCTGTAGAGCATCAACCAGACCGACACGGCGACCTCCGTGCCGGAGGCGCCGAACCAGAGGAAGAGGAAGCAGCTGAAGATGCCGAGGAACCAGTTGACCGCCGTCATCGGGTAGTACACGAGCATGAGCGTGTAGGACAGCAGCCGGCCCGGCGGCATGCTCACGGGCGCCTTCCAGTACTGCGTGATGAGCGTTTCGTAGGTGCCGCGCGACCAGCGCATCTGCTGGGTGAAGAAGTCGGTCCAGGAGGCGGGGCCCTCGCCGACGGCGAGCACGTCCGGGGTGTAGACGGACGTCCAGAAGCGGTTCGTGTCCGGGTTGCGGTGCTGGTGGATCTCGAAGCCGGTGGCCATGTCCTCGGTGATGGAGTCGTACAGGCCGCCGATCTGCTTGAGGACGGAGATCCGTACGACGTTGTTCGTGCCGACGAACATGGGGGCGCGATAGTGGTTGCCCGCGCGCTGGATGAGGGCGTGGAAGAGGAACTGCTGGGACTCGGCGGCCTTGGTGACGGGGTTGTGGTAGTTCCCGTACACCTGGGGGCCGACGACGAAGGCCACGTCGGGGTCCCTGAAGTAGCCCATCATCCGTTCCAGGTAGTTGGGCATCGGGATGTGGTCGGTGTCGACGGACGCGAAGAAGTCGTACGCGTCGCCGTGCATGGCGATCCAGGCGTTGTAGTTGCCGTGCTTGGTGCGGGCCTTGTGGACGCCGGTTTCGCGGTTCCACTCGGGGATGCCGCGGCGGGTGAAGTGGCGTACGCCGAGTTCCGCGCACATGGCCTTGACCTCGGCGTCGTCGCCCTCGTCGAGGAGCCAGACGTCGCAGGGGCCGGTGTGGTGGATGCGGGTGGCTCCTTCCAGGGTCGCGCGGACCATGGCGAGGGGTTCCTTGCCGGGGACGTAGGTGGTGAGGAAGGCGACGCGGGTGCCGGGTTCGGGGACTACGGGGACGGGGTCGCAGGCGACCATCGTGGCGTGGGCGACGGAGGCGACGTTGACGAGCATGAAGAGCTCGATGAGGCCGATCGCCATCAGCATGGTGACGTCGAGACCGATGAGCCAGCGCTGGGCGCCCTCGCGTTCCACCCAGTGGGTGGGCCAGACGAGGTAGACCAGCAGGGCACCGGTGAGCAGCGGTGCCAGGCACATCAGGAGGACGGCTCGTATTCGGCGGGGCTCACGGGCGAGGAGCGAGACGTACTGCACCCGGTACTCCTCACCGGACGGCTCCGTGAGCGGTCCGGCGAGTCGGCTGTAGGAGTCGTAGTCGTAGCCCTCCGGCCGCACAGCGCCCTCCAGGTGATTGAGGCCTGACCGGAGCACCGATACCCCGATACTCATACAAAAGTGGACCTTTGACGCAGTGTCGAACTGAGGGCGTCCAGGTGGGTGGACCCCCGCATATGCCTGCGGCAGCCTCAGCGGCTTGAGCGGGGGCCCACCCAGCTGCGGGCATGCGTGCCGCTAGGGGCGGCACGGGTGGGCGCAGCGGCACCCCGCCCCGCCGGGCTGCGGACCCACCCTGCAGTGACACGAAAGAACCCCGGCCCGTATCGGACCAGGGTTCTCGTCGTCGTTGCCGCTCGCCGCGTACGCCTACTCGGCGAGATGCCGCTCCACTGTCGCGACCTTGGAGGTCAGGCCGTCCGTCACGCCGGGCCGGATGTCCGCCTTGAGGACGAGGGAGACCCGGGGCGCGCGCCGCTCGACCGCGGCCACCGCGCGATGGACGACGTCCATGACCTCGTGCCAGTCACCTTCGACGGTCGTGAACATCGCGTCGGTCCGGTTGGGCAACCCCGACTCGCGCACCACCCGCACGGCGTCGGCGACGTACTCCCCCACGTCCTCACCGACCCCGAGCGGCGTCACGGAAAAGGCGACGATCACGCGCTCACGGTCCCTTCCTGGCGCGCCCGGGACGCGATGACCGCGTCCTCGGCCTCACGCCGCAGCTTCCGGTCGGCGAAGAAGCCACCGGTGGGCAGCACCGAGAGGACGAAGTACAGCGCGCCGGTCTTCACGGGCCACTTCGTCCGGTTCCACGCGTCGGCCCAGAAGATCACGTACAGGATGAACAGAACACCGTGCACCATGCCCATCACCGGCACGGCATTGAACTCCGTGGTCCGCTTCAGCACCGAGCAGACCAGCAGAAGAAGGAAGGAGATCGCCTCGGGTGCCGAGACCAGGCGGAGGCGGCGGAGGGCGGTGGCGGTCTTGAGGTCCACGGGTCACCTTCGGTGGGAGAGACGCGGCGGTCTGAACGGATCTGGATGAGCTTGACAGACTGAGGGTTTGTGAACGCACGCACAAGCGTCCCGCCCATTGTGGCAAACAGCCGACGGGCCCCCGGCCCGGGGTCCGGCTCCCCGCCCCCTAAGGGTGCGATCAGGGACTTTCTCCACCCACGGACCCTGTCCACAGGACCCGGCCTGCGGATACCTTCCCGTACGTGGCGATGTTCCGACTTCAGAGCAACAAGGTGCTCGCCGTCGACATGACCGGAGATGCCGTGAAGGCGAAGAACGGCTCGATGGTCGCGTACGACGGCGAGATGGCCTTCAAGAAGCTCAGCGGCGGCGGCGAGGGCATCCGGGGCATGGTGACCCGGCGGCTGACCGGTGAGCAGATGACGTTGATGGAGGTGAAGGGGCGCGGCACCTGCTGGTTCGCGGACCGCGCCTCCGAGATCAACCTGGTCGGCCTCCAGGGCGACAAGCTCTACGTCGAGTCGAGCAATCTGCTGGCGACCGACGGCGGGCTGCGCACGGGGACGGAGTTCACCGGCCTGCGCGGCGCCTCACAGGGAAACGGGCTGTTCACGACGTCCGTCGAGGGCCACGGCCAGGCGGCGATCATGTCCGACGGGCCGGCAGTGGTGCTGCGGGTGAGTCCGCAGTATCCACTGACCGTCGACCCGGGGGCGTATGTGGCGCATCAGGGCAACCTCCGGCAGTCCTTCCAGTCCGGTGTGACGTTCCGCACGTTGCTCGGGGAGGGCGGCGGCGAGGCCTTCCAGATGCGGTTCGAGGGCGACGGGCTGGTGTACGTACAGCCGAGCGAGCGGAACACGATCGCGGGAGACGTGTGAGATGGCCTTCCGGGAGATCAACGCGAAGATGGTCGAGGCGACGGTGACGCCCGGTCAGCGGCTGTTCAGCCAGCGCGGCGCGATGCTCGCGTACCGCGGCGAGGTGTCGTTCACGCCCAATACGGCGGGCGGGCAGGGCGGGATCGTGTCGATGATCGGGCGCCGGGTGGCGGACGAGGACACACCGCTGATGACCGTGGAGGGCAGCGGCACGGTCCTGTTCGGGCACGGCGGCCATCACATCCAGGTGATTCAGCTCACCGGCGACACCCTCTACGTGGAGGCGGACCGCCTGCTGGCCTTCGAGGGCTCGCTCCAGCAGGGCACGATGTTCCTCGGCTCGCAGGGCGGCGTCATGGGCATGGTCCGCGGCCAGGTCAGCGGCCAGGGGCTGTTCACGACCACGCTGAAGGGGCACGGGGCCGTCGCGGTCATGGCCCACGGCGGTGTGATCGAGATCCCGATCACACCCCAGCGGCCGGTGCATGTGGACCCGCAGGCCTACGTCGCCCACCACGGCGACGTCCGCAACAAGCTGTCCACCGCCCTGGGCTGGCGGGACATGGTGGGCCGCGGCTCGGGCGAGGCCTTCCAGCTGGAGCTCAGCGGCAGCGGTGCGGTGTACGTCCAGGCGTCGGAGGAGAAGCTGTGAGCACCTACGGAACTCCGGGCGCCGGCCCCGCGGTCTTCGACCCTGCGTCGCTGCCGCCCGACGACAACGTCAATCCGTACACCTTCTGCGTGGAACTGAAGGGGAGCCAGTGGTTCCTGCAGAAGGGGAAGATGATCGCCTACTACGGCTCGATCGACTTCAACGGCGTCGGACACGGCCGGCTGGACCGTCTGGTCCGTACGTCGTTCCATTCGCCACTGCACGCGAGCGACTGGGTCGTGGCGGAGGGCTCGGGCAAGATGCTCCTCGCCGACCGGGCCTTCGACGTGAATTCGTTCGACCTCGAGGACGGCAACCTGACCATTCGCTCGGGCAACCTCCTCGCTTTTCAGCCAACTCTCGCACTGAAGCAATCAATCGTGCCGGGTTTTCTGACCCTCATCGGAACCGGAAAGTTCGTGGCCGCGTCGAACGGTCCGGTGGTGTTCATGGAACCCCCGATCCGGGTCGACCCCCAGGCCCTGGTCGGATGGGCCGACTGCCCCTCGCCCTGCCACCACTACGACCACGGGTACATGACCGGCGTCATGGGCGGTCTACGTGCGCTGACGGGCCTCGGAGGGGCCTCCGGAGAGGAGCACC of the Streptomyces koelreuteriae genome contains:
- a CDS encoding glycoside hydrolase family 6 protein yields the protein MRRLNHALAVLAVLGLAAGCSSAHGRADTASDTGDDTTKAGYTAGSPFWVDPESSAAQQARLWEQQDRDYDAELIRLIADRPAALWPPGETDPAPTVRAAASAASEEGKTAVFVAYNIPHRDCGQHSAGGAQDADAYRQWIGQFADALGEAEALVVLEPDAVAHIVDGCTPGEYHAEREQLLSEAITRLKQQPNTKVYLDAGNADWIREPDKLVEPLRRAGIEQADGFALNVSNFQTDDETTEYGLRLAEALDGKHFVIDTSRNGNGPLPGVWCNPPGRALGTPPTTQTGERTLDAYLWIKRPGESDGDCEGGPDAGRWWPEYALELARNAEDWARRER
- the glxA gene encoding radical copper oxidase GlxA, with translation MAYQLSQKTKKTVLGIGGIAVLAGLNAPAALDFVSTQYHEYKIAQPDYMAKYGSWTQLDIPEEFRTNAIHAALLHTGKVLIVAGSGNEQRKFDAGEFDTILWDPDKNTYKKIPTPEDFFCAGHAQLPDGRLLVAGGTARYERLGAEVTRAGGGMRVKNESPDKAVFLKKGTRFRSPSGFEYVTKFDVTVPKAKRTQKITYNSRGVMQPWKTKVTASEARVWVDAVDKGSLSATRKQAQYAVVGLTGKAGDNVYGLSEKITLDKQDFQGIRGAYEFDPKAEKYIPVEPMDKARWYPTLVGLDDGRVLAVSGLDDVGMIDPGDNEIYDPETKKWTPGPKRYFPTYPALFLTKGGKLFYPASNAGYGPADRGREPGLWDVEKNTFRKVPGLTDLDQTETSASLLLPPAQDQKVMILGGGGVGESRKATPRTAVVDLNKDNPAFEDGPDLPQGTRYLNSVIMPDDTVFTSNGSRDYRGRSASNILKAQFYDPKSNAFREAAAPRVGRNYHSEALLLPDGRIATFGSDPLFDNQQNTKLGHFEQRMEVFTPPALHKNLQNRPVLKGGSQKLNKKHSITFRTAHPERVAEARLMRPSAVTHTTDVEQRSIELDITRKGDALTFEVPRDPALVPPGWYMLFVTDGAGTPSRAKWIHVE
- a CDS encoding glycosyltransferase family 2 protein is translated as MRPEGYDYDSYSRLAGPLTEPSGEEYRVQYVSLLAREPRRIRAVLLMCLAPLLTGALLVYLVWPTHWVEREGAQRWLIGLDVTMLMAIGLIELFMLVNVASVAHATMVACDPVPVVPEPGTRVAFLTTYVPGKEPLAMVRATLEGATRIHHTGPCDVWLLDEGDDAEVKAMCAELGVRHFTRRGIPEWNRETGVHKARTKHGNYNAWIAMHGDAYDFFASVDTDHIPMPNYLERMMGYFRDPDVAFVVGPQVYGNYHNPVTKAAESQQFLFHALIQRAGNHYRAPMFVGTNNVVRISVLKQIGGLYDSITEDMATGFEIHQHRNPDTNRFWTSVYTPDVLAVGEGPASWTDFFTQQMRWSRGTYETLITQYWKAPVSMPPGRLLSYTLMLVYYPMTAVNWFLGIFSCFLFLWFGASGTEVAVSVWLMLYSDAAACQIGLYLWNRRHNVSPHEPEGSGGLAGMGMSALSAPIYLKSLSEAVMRRPSRFVVTPKGDDASPDQLATFRIHLFWAALLATSLAASVALDHTHAAMRTWALLGMAISLAPAGVWAATAWKDHRERHRRLAHAEAPPHPHPRAPEADEPALATTPTPTPAPTPTPALATVSPAAPVSGTPTGGS
- a CDS encoding MTH1187 family thiamine-binding protein, whose protein sequence is MIVAFSVTPLGVGEDVGEYVADAVRVVRESGLPNRTDAMFTTVEGDWHEVMDVVHRAVAAVERRAPRVSLVLKADIRPGVTDGLTSKVATVERHLAE
- a CDS encoding DUF3817 domain-containing protein; the encoded protein is MDLKTATALRRLRLVSAPEAISFLLLLVCSVLKRTTEFNAVPVMGMVHGVLFILYVIFWADAWNRTKWPVKTGALYFVLSVLPTGGFFADRKLRREAEDAVIASRARQEGTVSA
- a CDS encoding AIM24 family protein is translated as MFRLQSNKVLAVDMTGDAVKAKNGSMVAYDGEMAFKKLSGGGEGIRGMVTRRLTGEQMTLMEVKGRGTCWFADRASEINLVGLQGDKLYVESSNLLATDGGLRTGTEFTGLRGASQGNGLFTTSVEGHGQAAIMSDGPAVVLRVSPQYPLTVDPGAYVAHQGNLRQSFQSGVTFRTLLGEGGGEAFQMRFEGDGLVYVQPSERNTIAGDV
- a CDS encoding AIM24 family protein; the protein is MAFREINAKMVEATVTPGQRLFSQRGAMLAYRGEVSFTPNTAGGQGGIVSMIGRRVADEDTPLMTVEGSGTVLFGHGGHHIQVIQLTGDTLYVEADRLLAFEGSLQQGTMFLGSQGGVMGMVRGQVSGQGLFTTTLKGHGAVAVMAHGGVIEIPITPQRPVHVDPQAYVAHHGDVRNKLSTALGWRDMVGRGSGEAFQLELSGSGAVYVQASEEKL
- a CDS encoding AIM24 family protein — its product is MSTYGTPGAGPAVFDPASLPPDDNVNPYTFCVELKGSQWFLQKGKMIAYYGSIDFNGVGHGRLDRLVRTSFHSPLHASDWVVAEGSGKMLLADRAFDVNSFDLEDGNLTIRSGNLLAFQPTLALKQSIVPGFLTLIGTGKFVAASNGPVVFMEPPIRVDPQALVGWADCPSPCHHYDHGYMTGVMGGLRALTGLGGASGEEHQFEFVGAGTVLLQSSETLMAEQATGAVPHQAGVPGGGASGPHPGQSGAPRLPGQLGDLQRRFGL